The sequence ATTGTCTTCAATAATCAAATTGATTTTACTGCTCACGCTTTTGTCGATTCCAACAAGCTCATTTTGATCATTTCGACTATAGTAAATTACTTCGGTGTTTTTGATAATATCAACATTGTGAAGTTTTCCATCTTTGAATTTTCCAAATAAATTGAGCCCTTTTACCTGGTTAAATCCAGTTCCTAATGTGTCCCGCGAGACTAGAAAAGTGTTGTTCAATACTTTTAGCGAATCTATTTTTTTGGTATTGTTATCGCCAATCAAATGCATAACATCACCCGTAATTTGGCTTTCTCCACTCCATAAAATAGGATTTCCTATCAATTTTGTTAATGCAGTTTTAGAGTTTGAATGAATCGAATCACATTTGCCGCTCATATCCGTTTTATAGAAACGAACATTATTATAAGCTCTTAAAATTCGTTCACCTTCTTTTCCAGTCACCATTAATTTTTTTCCATGAATGTAAACTGAATCATTTTCGACAAAATTTACGGCAACAGCTCTTTTGGTTACAAACATCGAATCTTTCAATTTGTAAATTTCGGCATAATGCCCCTTTACAATACCACGATTTATAGAGTCGGTTATTTTTACATTTCGAGTTGCCGATGCAAATTCAATATTCCGGTTATAATACAAACTATCGCCTTCAATGCGCCTATCGTCATATTTTATGTATGATTTTCGGAGAAAATGAGCGAGGTTTTTCTTCGTATCATAAAAACCTTTTTCGGTATAAATATAATTGGCTTTGCTTGTAATAGTCGAAGGTCCGAGTAAATAAGTATGTCCAGAATTGCTGTAATAATCCAAATGATTTGATTTGATTACGTATTTCGGATTGGTAATCGTTACTTCGGTTAAAAATTGGAATTTTTTCTCCTCCACAAAATAGCGCCCTGATTTGCTTACCAAAGTGTTGTCTTTGTTGACAATTGTTCCTTTTGTATTGTAAAAAACCTGCTGTACATTTCGGTCAAAATTAATTGTATCGGTTTGCAAAGTAGCATCCGGCGAAGTCATTACTGCGTCTCCAGTAGCAAACGCTTTTTTCAGGTTTCCGTTGTATTCGGCATATTTGCTGTTTAAGTATAAAGTATCACCTTGTACCAATTGTACATTTCCAAATGCTTTTAAGTAATTTTCTTTTTGAAAAAAATAGGCTTTGTTGCAGGTCAAAACCACTCCATCATGGTTTATTTTTACGTTTCCAGTTAATAAAACCGCATCTGGTGCTATTTCCTGGTTGACGTCAGAAAAGTCAGCGTTCTCGATAATTATTTTTTTAGCTCCCGGCTTATTTTTTGATGCCTGTGCAAAACCAAATTGCACAGCTAATAACAGCAGACAAAAAGATATGAAAAAGAGTGATTTCTTCAATTGATTAAATTTTTGTCAAATTTATGAAAAAGGTTACAACCATATAATGTTATTAGGATTAATTTATATTTTTAGGTTCAGAGGCCCAAACGGGCAAATGTCAAAGTTTTAAAATGATTTTTTTTACATTTTTATTGATTTTTAAAGAGTTTTGTGTCTTTGTAACTTTGAACCTCTGAATCTTAAATTTATCAACAAAATAACCAACTCTCACGTTGTAGTAAACTGTTTTTTGCTGATTCTCAAACAATTTAAAATCAGTTTTATTTGAGTTTTAAAAATTAGAGTAAATTTAGGAAATGATTTTCAGAACCAAATTTTATTCTGAAATCTTAAAAAAGACTGATTTTATAAAGAATATGATAAATAAACGATTTTTTGCTGCGGGAATGGCAGCAAGCATGCTTTTTACGGCATGTAAAACAAAAGATTTAAAAATGAGTAATGTCAAAGAAGAAAATGCTCCAGCAAATAAAGTTGTAGTTTATCAAGTTTTTACACGTTTGTTTGGAAATAAGAATACAACAAATAAACCTTGGGGTACAATCGAAGAAAATGGCGTTGGAAAGTTTAATGATTTTACTGACAAAGCGCTTCATGAAATTAAAGATTTAGGGGTAACATACATTTGGTACACTGGCGTGCCTCATCATGCATTAGTGCGAGATTACACCGCTTTCGGAATTTCGAATGATGATCCAGAAGTGGTAAAAGGACGCGCGGGATCACCTTATGCGGTTAAGGATTATTACAATGTAAATCCTGATTTGGCAGTAAATCCAGCGAACAGATTGCAGGAATTTGAAGCTTTGATTGCGCGCACGCACAAAGCAGGTTTGAAACTCATTATTGATATTGTTCCAAATCATATTGCGAGAAAATATGAAGGGAAAAATAATCCCGAAGGCGTAAGAGATTTTGGTGCCGATGATGATGTAACAGTTGAATACAAAAGAGATAACAACTTTTATTATATTCCGAATGCTTCTTTTGAAATTCCTGACGGAGATGTTCCTCTAAATGGAGAAAAAAATTCGTTGATTGATGGTAAGTTTGCAGAAAATCCTGCGAAATGGACCGGAAATGGTTCTAGAAAAGCAAAACCAGACCAAAATGATTGGTACGAAACCGTAAAAGTAAATTATGGGGTTCGTCCTGATGGTTCAAAAGATTTTCCTGAGCTTACTGCAGGGTTTGATCAAAAATCATACAAAGAACATTTCGCTTTTTGGCAAGATAAAGATGTGCCAAGTTCATGGAAAAAATTCAGAGATATTGCTTTGTATTGGACGGCAAAAGGTGTTGATGGTTTTCGTTATGATATGGCCGAAATGGTTCCTTATGAATTTTGGAGTTATATGAATTCGGCAATTAAAATGAAAAATCCAGATGCTTTTTTATTAGCCGAAGTTTATAATCCGAACGAATATCGAAATTACATTCGTTTAGGAAAAATGGATTATTTGTATGATAAAGTTGAAACGTATGATAAACTCAAAGATGTAATTCGAGGAAAATCGTCACCAGATAGTTTGTCAGATATTCAAAAAGGAATGGCAGATATCGAGCATCATATGCTTCACTTTTTGGATAATCATGATGAGCAACGTTTGGCAAGTCCGGAATTTGCGGGAAATCCAGAACGTGGAAAACCTTTGATGGTTGTTTCGACAACAGTAAGCACTTCGCCTACAATGATTTATTTTGGACAAGAAGTAGGAGAGGCCGGAAATGAAGATGCTGGTTTTGGAAAACGCTCGAGAACTTCAATTTTTGATTATATAGGAGTTCCAAATCATCAAAAATGGATGAACGACGGAAAATTTGATGGCGGAAAGTTATCTGATTCAGAGAAAAAGCTGCGTGATTTCTATAAACAATTATTGAATTTTTCGATTAACAGTTCGGCTTTAATGGGAAGTTTTCAAGAAATCCAATCTGTTAATCGCCAGAATACAGGTTATGACGAATTGATTTATTCGTACACAAGATGGTCTGAAAAACAAAAACTAATTATTGTTGCTAATTTTTCATCTGAAAAAACAAGCGAATTTGAGTTGAAAGTGCCTGCTGATGTTATCTCAAAATGGAAATTAAAAGACGGTTCGTATGTTTTGGTTGATAAATTGTATTCAGAAAATAAAACCTATTTTACGGTGAAGAATGGAGAAGGAGTGGCGAGAGTCAAAATCAAGCCTTCAGAATCATTTATTTTTGAAGTGAATTAAATTCACACATTAAATTTTATTGAAAACAGGTTTAGGAAGAGATTTTCTAAACCTGTTTTTGTTTTTTTAAACGGCCACTAAAAGTGACAAGATTTCTTTAATTGAAAATTGAGCACCGCAAACAAATTCGTCTGATGCGCCGTAATACATTGTTAGCGTGTCGCCATCAGGTTCTATAATGTGTCCGTTGGTAAAAACTACATTTC comes from Flavobacterium sp. KACC 22761 and encodes:
- a CDS encoding alpha-amylase family glycosyl hydrolase, with protein sequence MINKRFFAAGMAASMLFTACKTKDLKMSNVKEENAPANKVVVYQVFTRLFGNKNTTNKPWGTIEENGVGKFNDFTDKALHEIKDLGVTYIWYTGVPHHALVRDYTAFGISNDDPEVVKGRAGSPYAVKDYYNVNPDLAVNPANRLQEFEALIARTHKAGLKLIIDIVPNHIARKYEGKNNPEGVRDFGADDDVTVEYKRDNNFYYIPNASFEIPDGDVPLNGEKNSLIDGKFAENPAKWTGNGSRKAKPDQNDWYETVKVNYGVRPDGSKDFPELTAGFDQKSYKEHFAFWQDKDVPSSWKKFRDIALYWTAKGVDGFRYDMAEMVPYEFWSYMNSAIKMKNPDAFLLAEVYNPNEYRNYIRLGKMDYLYDKVETYDKLKDVIRGKSSPDSLSDIQKGMADIEHHMLHFLDNHDEQRLASPEFAGNPERGKPLMVVSTTVSTSPTMIYFGQEVGEAGNEDAGFGKRSRTSIFDYIGVPNHQKWMNDGKFDGGKLSDSEKKLRDFYKQLLNFSINSSALMGSFQEIQSVNRQNTGYDELIYSYTRWSEKQKLIIVANFSSEKTSEFELKVPADVISKWKLKDGSYVLVDKLYSENKTYFTVKNGEGVARVKIKPSESFIFEVN
- a CDS encoding OstA-like protein, whose protein sequence is MKKSLFFISFCLLLLAVQFGFAQASKNKPGAKKIIIENADFSDVNQEIAPDAVLLTGNVKINHDGVVLTCNKAYFFQKENYLKAFGNVQLVQGDTLYLNSKYAEYNGNLKKAFATGDAVMTSPDATLQTDTINFDRNVQQVFYNTKGTIVNKDNTLVSKSGRYFVEEKKFQFLTEVTITNPKYVIKSNHLDYYSNSGHTYLLGPSTITSKANYIYTEKGFYDTKKNLAHFLRKSYIKYDDRRIEGDSLYYNRNIEFASATRNVKITDSINRGIVKGHYAEIYKLKDSMFVTKRAVAVNFVENDSVYIHGKKLMVTGKEGERILRAYNNVRFYKTDMSGKCDSIHSNSKTALTKLIGNPILWSGESQITGDVMHLIGDNNTKKIDSLKVLNNTFLVSRDTLGTGFNQVKGLNLFGKFKDGKLHNVDIIKNTEVIYYSRNDQNELVGIDKSVSSKINLIIEDNQIETLTLFTNVDGDLYPEADLPENARKLRGLHWRGDERIKSKDDIFTDEDNELNEKLVKEGKEQEQKGKDIPMKVRKETLNYDKKKPAAKTAPAKTSK